One Pectobacterium colocasium DNA segment encodes these proteins:
- a CDS encoding amino acid ABC transporter permease: MTQSLHTSSQQAPLSQAQDAPLRIVPARYPFRFAGALFSLFIFAGIVQSIALNPRWEWAVFAEWFFNPVILTGLEQTLLLTALGTLFSIIFGTALALARLSPSYLLSTLSWLYIWLFRSLPLILVLIILYNFSYLYDELALGIPFTSIVFLNYPTIDLLDQFSVAVLGLTLVQSAYTAEIIRGGILGVDAGQFEASAALGLPGGRRTVRIILPQALRSILPTGFNEIISLAKGTSIVYVLALPELFYTVQVIYNRTQQVIPLLMVATIWYLLITTVLSVIQYYVERYVARGAVREMPPTPRQRLVRFLTRKRTR, translated from the coding sequence ATGACGCAATCTCTACATACATCTTCTCAGCAAGCGCCGCTGAGCCAGGCACAGGACGCGCCGTTGCGCATCGTGCCGGCGCGCTATCCCTTTCGCTTTGCTGGCGCGCTGTTTTCGCTGTTCATTTTTGCCGGCATAGTTCAGTCAATCGCGCTGAATCCGCGCTGGGAATGGGCGGTCTTTGCCGAGTGGTTTTTCAATCCGGTCATTCTCACCGGTCTGGAACAAACGCTGTTGTTGACCGCGCTGGGCACACTATTCAGCATCATTTTCGGCACTGCACTGGCGCTCGCTCGCCTTTCGCCGTCTTATCTGTTGTCCACCCTGTCGTGGCTCTATATCTGGCTGTTCCGATCGCTGCCGCTGATTCTGGTGCTGATCATTCTCTACAATTTCTCGTATCTCTATGATGAACTGGCGCTGGGAATTCCGTTTACCTCTATCGTCTTCCTGAACTATCCGACCATTGACTTACTGGATCAATTTTCCGTCGCCGTGCTTGGCCTGACGCTGGTGCAGTCCGCCTATACGGCAGAGATTATTCGCGGCGGTATTCTTGGCGTAGATGCCGGACAGTTTGAAGCCTCCGCCGCGCTCGGGCTGCCTGGTGGTCGCCGTACTGTACGCATCATTCTGCCGCAGGCGCTGCGTTCGATTCTGCCTACCGGTTTCAACGAGATCATCAGCCTGGCAAAAGGTACGTCGATCGTTTACGTGCTGGCGCTGCCGGAGCTGTTCTACACCGTTCAGGTCATCTACAACCGTACCCAGCAGGTCATTCCGCTGCTGATGGTCGCCACCATCTGGTATCTGCTGATCACCACGGTGCTATCCGTCATCCAATACTACGTGGAACGCTATGTCGCCCGTGGTGCCGTGCGTGAAATGCCGCCAACGCCGCGCCAGAGGCTCGTCCGTTTCCTGACGCGCAAGCGTACACGTTAA
- a CDS encoding amino acid ABC transporter ATP-binding protein, with the protein MSEAIDYLAHSRTTAQPQAGNAQGLIEIRNVAKHFGQHKALDDINLTLAPGSVTVILGPSGSGKSTLLRTINHLERVDDGFIRIDGDYIGYRRKGNTLYELKEKDVLRQRINVGYVFQNFNLFPHLSVLENIIEAPLAHKLYSRQEAEDIAFTLLESVGLRHKAQSYPRHLSGGQQQRVAIARALALKPKVMLFDEPTSALDPELVGEVLDVIKSLARSGVTLVVVTHEIGFAREVADRVVFMVDGKIVESGDSWQVLNNPRHPRTINFLNKVL; encoded by the coding sequence ATGTCTGAAGCTATTGATTATTTGGCTCATTCGCGCACCACCGCGCAGCCACAGGCAGGAAACGCTCAGGGGCTGATCGAGATCCGCAACGTGGCAAAACATTTTGGTCAGCATAAAGCGCTGGACGATATCAATTTGACGCTGGCACCCGGTTCCGTCACGGTGATCCTCGGCCCGTCCGGTTCGGGGAAATCCACGCTGCTGCGCACCATTAACCACCTTGAGCGGGTTGACGACGGCTTTATCCGCATCGACGGCGACTACATCGGCTATCGCCGCAAAGGGAATACGCTCTATGAATTGAAAGAAAAGGACGTGCTACGTCAGCGCATCAACGTCGGTTATGTGTTCCAGAACTTCAATCTGTTCCCCCACCTTTCCGTGTTGGAGAACATCATTGAAGCCCCGCTGGCGCATAAGCTGTATTCACGTCAGGAGGCCGAAGATATCGCCTTTACTCTGCTGGAAAGCGTCGGCCTGCGCCATAAAGCGCAATCTTATCCCCGCCATCTGTCTGGCGGTCAGCAGCAGCGTGTTGCCATTGCTCGTGCGCTGGCGCTTAAGCCGAAAGTCATGCTATTTGACGAACCGACGTCCGCGCTCGATCCCGAACTGGTCGGCGAAGTGCTGGACGTGATCAAATCACTTGCCCGCTCCGGCGTGACGCTGGTCGTCGTCACACATGAAATCGGCTTTGCACGTGAAGTCGCTGACCGCGTGGTGTTTATGGTCGATGGAAAAATCGTCGAAAGCGGGGATTCCTGGCAGGTGCTGAACAATCCCCGTCACCCACGGACGATCAATTTTTTGAATAAGGTGCTGTGA
- a CDS encoding TM2 domain-containing protein, whose product MSSMVFCRGCGKQIHSTAKACPQCGATQASGKGEKNRISAALFAAFLGGFGAHKFYLGKVGQGILYLLFFWTFIPTLIALVEFIIYLCDSDEEFARKYG is encoded by the coding sequence ATGTCTTCCATGGTGTTTTGCCGAGGATGCGGTAAGCAAATCCATAGCACAGCGAAAGCATGCCCGCAGTGTGGTGCCACGCAAGCTAGCGGTAAAGGCGAGAAAAACAGAATCTCTGCTGCACTATTTGCTGCTTTTCTCGGCGGTTTTGGTGCCCATAAATTCTATTTAGGAAAAGTCGGACAAGGGATTTTATATTTACTTTTTTTCTGGACGTTTATCCCAACGCTTATTGCGCTTGTAGAATTTATTATTTACCTGTGCGATTCTGATGAAGAATTCGCCAGAAAATATGGTTGA
- the arsC gene encoding glutaredoxin-dependent arsenate reductase, translating to MSKITIYHNPDCGTSRNTLEMIRNSGTEPTIIYYLDTPPSRDELVTLIGDMGITVRTLLRQNVEPYALLGLAEERFTDEQLLDFMLHYPILINRPIVVTPRGTRLCRPSERVLDILPNPQQGAFTKEDGEKVTDESGKRVK from the coding sequence ATGAGCAAAATAACGATTTATCACAACCCAGACTGCGGCACCTCGCGTAATACACTCGAGATGATTCGTAACAGCGGCACAGAACCCACGATTATTTACTATCTTGATACGCCGCCTTCCCGTGATGAACTAGTCACACTGATTGGCGACATGGGAATAACGGTGCGTACCTTGTTGCGCCAAAACGTAGAACCTTACGCATTATTGGGGCTGGCGGAAGAACGCTTTACTGACGAGCAACTCCTTGATTTTATGTTGCACTATCCGATCCTGATCAATCGTCCGATTGTGGTTACCCCTCGAGGAACCCGGCTATGTCGTCCATCAGAACGGGTGCTGGATATTCTCCCCAATCCGCAGCAAGGCGCATTCACAAAAGAAGATGGAGAAAAAGTCACTGATGAGTCGGGTAAACGTGTGAAATAG
- a CDS encoding arsenic transporter: MLLAGIIFLLTLIFVIWQPRGLGIGWSASIGAIFALLSGVIHLSDIPIVWDIVWNATATFIAVIIISLLLDESGFFEWAALHVSRWGNGRGRLLFTWIVLLGAAVSALFANDGAALILTPIVIAMLLALGFSKGTTLAFVMAAGFIADTASLPLIVSNLVNIVSADFFSLGFTEYASVMVPVDIAAILATLVMLHLFFRKDIPATYDVSRLKAPASAIKDLATFRAGWIVLVLLLTGFFVLEPLGIPVSAIAAVGAAILLAVAKKGHAINTGKVLRGAPWQIVIFSLGMYLVVYGLRNAGLTEYLSSILNLFAEKGLWTATLGTGFMTALLSSIMNNMPTVLIGALSIDGSTASGVVKDAMIYANVIGCDLGPKITPIGSLATLLWLHVLSQKNMTISWGYYFRTGIVMTLPVLFVTLAALALRLSITL; this comes from the coding sequence ATGCTACTGGCAGGGATAATATTTTTGCTGACGTTGATCTTTGTGATCTGGCAACCCAGAGGCCTGGGTATCGGTTGGAGTGCCAGTATCGGTGCAATATTCGCGCTGCTTAGCGGGGTTATTCATCTCAGTGATATTCCGATTGTCTGGGATATCGTCTGGAACGCGACGGCGACGTTTATTGCGGTGATTATTATCAGCCTATTGCTCGATGAATCGGGTTTTTTCGAATGGGCGGCACTGCACGTATCCCGATGGGGAAACGGACGCGGGCGTCTGCTGTTTACCTGGATTGTCTTGTTGGGAGCGGCTGTTTCTGCGTTGTTTGCCAACGATGGCGCGGCGCTCATCCTCACGCCGATTGTGATTGCTATGTTATTGGCACTGGGCTTCAGTAAAGGCACGACGTTGGCGTTTGTTATGGCTGCCGGATTTATTGCCGACACGGCTAGCCTGCCGCTCATTGTGTCTAATTTGGTTAATATTGTGTCTGCCGATTTTTTCAGCCTCGGTTTTACTGAATATGCCTCGGTCATGGTACCTGTCGATATCGCAGCGATTCTCGCGACGCTGGTTATGCTGCATTTATTCTTTCGCAAGGATATCCCCGCAACCTATGATGTATCGCGGCTGAAAGCACCCGCTAGCGCCATTAAAGACCTGGCAACGTTCAGAGCAGGGTGGATTGTTTTAGTGCTTCTGCTTACAGGATTCTTCGTCCTTGAACCGTTGGGTATTCCCGTCAGCGCCATTGCGGCCGTGGGCGCCGCTATTCTGCTTGCAGTGGCAAAAAAAGGTCATGCCATCAATACGGGTAAGGTACTGCGTGGCGCGCCGTGGCAGATCGTAATCTTCTCGCTCGGTATGTATTTAGTGGTCTATGGCCTGCGTAACGCGGGGTTAACGGAATATCTTTCCAGCATTCTGAATCTGTTTGCGGAGAAAGGGCTGTGGACTGCCACACTGGGCACGGGCTTTATGACCGCACTGCTTTCCTCAATCATGAACAATATGCCCACCGTGTTGATTGGCGCCTTATCCATCGACGGCAGCACGGCATCCGGTGTTGTCAAAGACGCGATGATTTATGCCAACGTCATTGGTTGCGATTTGGGCCCCAAAATCACCCCTATTGGTAGCCTGGCGACACTGCTTTGGTTGCATGTGTTATCACAGAAAAACATGACGATCAGTTGGGGATACTATTTCCGCACTGGGATTGTCATGACGCTGCCTGTGCTGTTTGTCACGTTGGCTGCACTGGCGCTGCGGCTATCCATCACGTTGTAA
- a CDS encoding metalloregulator ArsR/SmtB family transcription factor: MLQPVQLFKILSDETRLSIILLLREAGELCVCDICAATTESQPKISRHMGILRESGLVLDRREGKWIHYRLSPHMPAWAAETIHTAWQCLRDDVRLCLATSVSSSC, from the coding sequence ATGCTACAGCCCGTCCAACTTTTCAAAATCCTTTCCGATGAAACTCGGCTATCCATCATCCTGCTGCTCAGAGAAGCGGGAGAATTGTGCGTCTGTGATATCTGCGCGGCCACCACGGAGTCTCAACCTAAAATTTCCCGTCATATGGGGATATTGCGTGAGTCAGGTTTAGTTCTTGATCGCCGAGAAGGGAAATGGATTCATTATCGATTGTCTCCACACATGCCTGCCTGGGCCGCAGAAACGATTCATACCGCATGGCAATGCCTGCGTGATGACGTGCGCCTGTGTCTGGCTACATCCGTTTCTTCTTCATGCTGA
- the urtE gene encoding urea ABC transporter ATP-binding subunit UrtE: MLEIAELNQYYGGSHILRGLSFEVKAGEITCLLGRNGVGKTTLLKCLMGLIPAKSGTIRWQGEAINTRKPYQRVQAGIAYVPQGREIFPRLTVEENLLMGLSRFPGKQARQVPDEIYQLFPVLDEMKQRRGGDLSGGQQQQLAIGRALACKPQLLILDEPTEGIQPSVIKEIGAVIRQLAQRGDMAILLVEQFYDFAAELADSYLVMSRGEIIQRGRGETMEQDGVRGLVAI, from the coding sequence ATGTTAGAGATTGCTGAACTGAATCAATACTACGGCGGCAGCCACATCCTGCGCGGCCTGTCCTTTGAGGTCAAAGCCGGCGAAATTACCTGCCTGTTAGGGCGTAACGGTGTGGGGAAAACCACGCTGCTGAAATGCCTGATGGGCCTGATTCCGGCGAAATCCGGCACGATTCGCTGGCAGGGCGAAGCGATCAATACGCGTAAACCTTACCAGCGTGTGCAGGCTGGCATTGCCTATGTACCGCAAGGGCGGGAAATTTTTCCTCGTCTGACGGTAGAAGAAAACCTGCTGATGGGGCTGTCGCGCTTTCCCGGTAAACAGGCGCGGCAGGTGCCGGATGAGATCTACCAGCTTTTTCCGGTGCTGGATGAGATGAAACAGCGGCGCGGCGGCGATTTGTCCGGCGGGCAACAGCAGCAATTAGCCATTGGGCGTGCGCTGGCCTGTAAACCACAGTTGTTGATTCTGGATGAGCCGACAGAAGGCATACAGCCGTCGGTGATCAAAGAGATTGGCGCGGTGATTCGCCAACTGGCGCAGCGTGGAGACATGGCGATTCTGCTGGTCGAGCAGTTTTACGACTTCGCCGCCGAGCTGGCGGACAGCTATCTGGTGATGTCACGCGGGGAAATCATCCAGCGCGGACGAGGTGAAACGATGGAACAGGACGGCGTGCGAGGATTGGTCGCGATTTAA
- the urtD gene encoding urea ABC transporter ATP-binding protein UrtD → MFEQPMFAQPHPSDRHRHQTDPVLQLDKINVSFDGFRALTDLSLQIGVGELRCIIGPNGAGKTTLMDVITGKTRPDNGNAFYDQYTDLTMLSPVEIARAGIGRKFQKPTVFEALTVFENLDIALKTDKSVWASLRAKLNSEQRDRIDETLALLRLGHERQRPAGLLSHGQKQFLEIGMLLVQEPHLLLLDEPAAGMTDAETAYTAELFRSLAGKHSLMVVEHDMGFVESIADRVTVLHQGQVLAEGSLREVQANEQVIDVYLGR, encoded by the coding sequence ATGTTTGAACAACCCATGTTTGCACAGCCGCACCCGTCGGATCGCCATCGGCACCAGACCGATCCGGTGCTGCAACTCGACAAGATTAACGTGAGCTTTGACGGTTTCCGGGCGCTCACCGATCTGTCGTTGCAGATTGGCGTGGGAGAGCTGCGTTGCATCATCGGCCCCAACGGCGCGGGAAAAACCACGCTGATGGATGTCATCACCGGTAAAACGCGACCCGACAACGGCAACGCGTTTTACGATCAGTACACCGACCTGACGATGCTATCTCCGGTAGAAATAGCCCGCGCGGGAATTGGGCGGAAATTCCAAAAACCGACGGTGTTTGAAGCGCTGACGGTATTTGAAAACCTCGATATTGCGCTGAAAACCGACAAATCGGTGTGGGCGAGTCTGCGTGCTAAACTAAACAGCGAGCAACGTGACCGGATTGACGAGACGCTGGCGCTACTGCGACTCGGTCATGAACGGCAGCGACCCGCAGGGCTGCTGTCGCACGGGCAAAAACAGTTTCTGGAGATCGGCATGCTGCTGGTACAGGAACCCCATCTGCTGCTGCTCGATGAACCTGCGGCGGGGATGACCGACGCAGAAACGGCGTACACCGCCGAACTGTTCCGCAGTCTGGCGGGTAAACACTCGTTGATGGTGGTGGAGCACGATATGGGTTTTGTCGAGAGCATTGCCGATCGTGTCACCGTGCTGCATCAGGGGCAGGTGCTGGCGGAAGGGTCGTTGCGCGAGGTGCAGGCGAATGAGCAGGTGATTGACGTTTATCTGGGGCGCTAA
- the urtC gene encoding urea ABC transporter permease subunit UrtC, with protein sequence MTQPMTITLTQRAPRLMFGLGSIAFLTLLILPFLALLPAENPLAISTYTLTLIGKILCYAIVAVALDLVWGYAGLLSLGHGMFFALGGYAMGMYLMRQAAGEGMPAFMSFLSWTELPWFWAGTQYFAWALCLIVLVPGVLAFVFGWFAFRSKIKGVYFSIMTQALTYAGMLLFFRNETGFGGNNGFTGFTTLLGFPITATGTRIGLFVATVLLLMASLLVGFVLARSKFGRVLTAVRDAENRLMFCGYDPKGFKLFVWTLSAVLCGLAGALYVPQVGIINPGEMSPTNSIEAAIWVALGGRGTLIGPLLGAGIVNGAKSWFTVAFPEYWLFFLGLMFILVTLFLPRGVIGLLTRKKHD encoded by the coding sequence ATTACGCAACCCATGACGATAACCCTGACGCAGCGCGCGCCGCGACTGATGTTTGGCCTCGGTTCGATCGCTTTCCTGACTTTGCTGATCCTGCCGTTTCTCGCACTGTTACCCGCAGAAAATCCGCTAGCGATCTCGACCTATACGCTGACGCTGATCGGCAAAATTCTGTGCTATGCGATTGTTGCCGTCGCGCTGGATCTGGTGTGGGGCTACGCCGGGCTGCTGTCGCTCGGTCACGGCATGTTTTTCGCGCTGGGTGGTTACGCGATGGGCATGTACCTGATGCGACAGGCTGCGGGTGAAGGAATGCCTGCGTTTATGTCCTTTCTGTCGTGGACGGAACTGCCGTGGTTCTGGGCGGGAACCCAGTATTTCGCCTGGGCGCTGTGCCTGATTGTACTGGTGCCGGGCGTGCTGGCTTTTGTCTTCGGCTGGTTTGCGTTCCGCTCCAAAATTAAGGGCGTGTATTTCTCGATCATGACGCAGGCGCTGACCTACGCGGGCATGCTGCTGTTCTTCCGTAACGAAACCGGTTTTGGTGGTAATAACGGATTTACCGGTTTTACCACGCTGCTCGGTTTCCCTATTACAGCGACGGGGACGCGCATCGGGCTGTTTGTCGCCACCGTACTGTTGTTAATGGCCAGCCTGTTGGTGGGCTTTGTGTTGGCGCGCAGTAAATTTGGCCGTGTGCTAACGGCGGTGCGTGATGCGGAAAATCGTCTGATGTTCTGCGGCTACGATCCGAAAGGCTTCAAGCTGTTTGTCTGGACACTTTCCGCCGTGCTGTGCGGGCTAGCGGGGGCGCTGTATGTGCCGCAGGTCGGCATTATCAATCCTGGCGAAATGTCGCCGACCAACTCCATCGAAGCGGCTATTTGGGTGGCGCTGGGTGGGCGTGGAACGCTGATCGGGCCGCTACTTGGCGCGGGTATCGTCAACGGGGCGAAAAGTTGGTTTACCGTGGCCTTCCCTGAATACTGGCTGTTCTTTTTGGGACTGATGTTTATTCTCGTCACGCTGTTTTTGCCGCGTGGCGTGATTGGCTTGCTGACGAGGAAAAAACATGACTGA
- the urtB gene encoding urea ABC transporter permease subunit UrtB: MADIAMMSCRLSTFVLSLCLMLPLLAQAGSAADFAAANRTQQAELLQQWAVAPDPARLPLLQALRDESVVLDQDQQPFRDVQGTLTPLEGHAEPVGATKKLFMNNRLRALIATALASHQLVSDDAATRLNAVRQLQSESSADQLPLLVQRLEVEKDAQVHDALNTAIATRQLSDPNPLIRLEAVKRLGQTGDPQMQARLQPLTQAQNEPDTGVRAAAQESLDQIKQSLIVGDLLGQAFTGLSLGSILLLAALGLAITYGLLGVINMAHGEMLMLGAYATWLVQSLCQQFAPDWLAYYPLLALPVAFFITAGVGMALERTVIRHLYGRPLETLLATWGISLMLIQLVRMLFGTQNLEVANPAWLSGGLRLLPNLVLPYNRIAVILFVLGVLLLTWLLLNKTRLGMNVRAVTQNRAMADCCGVPTGRVDMLAFGLGSGIAGLGGVALSQLGNVGPELGQGYIIDSFLVVVLGGVGQLAGTVVAAFSLGILNKVLEPQIGAVLGKIVILVLIVLFIQKRPQGLFAFKGRVID; encoded by the coding sequence ATGGCGGACATTGCGATGATGAGCTGTCGATTATCTACGTTTGTGCTGTCGCTGTGTCTGATGCTTCCTCTGCTGGCACAGGCCGGGTCGGCGGCTGATTTCGCCGCGGCCAACCGCACGCAGCAGGCCGAACTGTTGCAACAATGGGCCGTTGCGCCGGATCCCGCCCGTTTACCGCTGTTACAGGCACTGCGCGATGAATCCGTGGTGCTCGATCAGGACCAACAGCCATTTAGGGATGTGCAGGGGACGTTAACGCCGCTGGAAGGACACGCGGAGCCGGTTGGCGCGACCAAAAAGCTGTTTATGAATAACCGCCTGCGTGCGCTAATTGCCACCGCGCTGGCCTCACATCAGCTCGTTAGCGACGATGCCGCAACGCGTCTGAATGCCGTACGGCAGTTGCAAAGCGAGAGCAGTGCGGACCAATTGCCGCTGTTGGTGCAGCGACTTGAGGTAGAAAAAGATGCGCAAGTGCACGATGCGCTGAATACCGCGATTGCGACCCGGCAGTTAAGCGATCCCAATCCGTTGATACGTCTGGAGGCGGTCAAACGCTTAGGGCAGACCGGCGATCCACAAATGCAGGCACGCTTACAGCCGTTGACACAGGCGCAAAACGAGCCGGATACCGGCGTGCGTGCGGCGGCGCAGGAAAGTTTGGATCAGATTAAGCAAAGTTTGATCGTCGGCGATCTGCTGGGGCAAGCATTCACCGGACTGTCACTCGGTTCTATTTTGCTGCTGGCGGCGCTGGGGCTGGCGATCACGTATGGGCTGTTGGGCGTCATCAACATGGCGCACGGCGAAATGCTGATGTTGGGAGCATACGCAACCTGGCTGGTGCAGTCGCTGTGCCAGCAGTTTGCCCCCGACTGGCTGGCGTACTATCCGCTGCTGGCGTTGCCTGTCGCCTTCTTCATTACGGCTGGCGTCGGTATGGCGCTGGAACGTACGGTGATCCGTCATCTGTATGGCCGACCGCTGGAAACGCTGCTGGCGACCTGGGGGATTAGCCTGATGCTGATTCAACTGGTGCGGATGCTGTTCGGTACGCAAAATCTGGAAGTGGCGAACCCCGCGTGGCTGTCCGGTGGCTTGCGTCTGTTGCCGAATCTGGTGCTGCCGTATAACCGCATCGCGGTGATCCTGTTTGTCCTCGGTGTGCTGCTGCTCACCTGGCTATTGCTCAATAAAACTCGCCTCGGCATGAATGTCCGTGCGGTGACGCAAAATCGGGCGATGGCGGACTGCTGCGGTGTGCCGACCGGACGCGTCGATATGCTGGCCTTTGGGTTGGGATCCGGTATCGCCGGGCTGGGCGGTGTGGCGTTGTCGCAGCTAGGCAACGTCGGGCCGGAACTGGGACAGGGCTACATCATCGATTCATTCCTTGTTGTGGTGCTGGGTGGCGTCGGGCAGCTTGCCGGAACGGTGGTGGCTGCATTCAGCCTCGGCATTCTCAACAAAGTGCTGGAGCCGCAGATCGGCGCCGTGCTGGGCAAAATTGTCATTTTGGTGCTGATCGTACTGTTTATTCAGAAGCGGCCACAGGGGCTGTTTGCATTCAAAGGACGGGTGATTGACTGA
- the urtA gene encoding urea ABC transporter substrate-binding protein: protein MKRRSLLKVFALSATVVGMGLTWSVQAADTIKVGIMHSLSGTMAISETPLKDVALMTIDEINAKGGVLGKKLEPVVVDPASNWPLFAEKARQLLTQDKAAVVFGCWTSVSRKSVLPVFEELNGLLFYPVQYEGEEMSPNVFYTGAAPNQQAIPAVEYLMSEDGGAAKRFFLLGTDYVYPRTTNKILRAFLHSKGVQDKDIEEVYTPFGHSDYQTIVANIKKFSTGGKTAVVSTINGDSNVPFYKELANQGIKATDVPVVAFSVGEEELRGIDTKPLVGHLAAWNYFESVDNPTNADFVEAYKAYAKAKNLPNAGTVVTNDPMEATYVGIHMWAQAVEKAGTTDVDKVRAAMAGQTFAAPDGFTLTMDKTNHHLHKPVMIGEIEENGQFNVVWQTDKPVRAQPWSPYIAGNDKKPDHPIKAAQ from the coding sequence ATGAAAAGACGTTCATTGCTAAAAGTTTTTGCGCTTTCTGCGACGGTGGTTGGCATGGGGTTGACCTGGAGCGTGCAGGCGGCGGACACCATCAAAGTCGGCATTATGCATTCACTGTCCGGCACGATGGCGATTTCGGAAACGCCGCTGAAGGATGTGGCGCTGATGACCATTGATGAAATCAACGCCAAAGGCGGCGTGTTGGGTAAAAAACTGGAACCGGTGGTGGTCGATCCGGCATCAAACTGGCCGCTGTTTGCCGAAAAAGCCCGCCAGCTGCTGACGCAGGATAAAGCAGCGGTGGTGTTCGGCTGCTGGACATCGGTGTCACGTAAATCGGTTCTGCCGGTGTTTGAGGAACTGAACGGATTGCTGTTCTACCCGGTGCAGTATGAAGGTGAAGAGATGTCGCCGAACGTGTTCTACACCGGCGCCGCACCGAATCAGCAGGCGATTCCTGCGGTGGAATACCTGATGAGCGAAGACGGCGGGGCGGCGAAACGCTTCTTCCTGCTGGGTACCGACTATGTGTATCCGCGTACCACCAATAAGATTTTGCGCGCCTTCCTGCATTCCAAAGGCGTGCAGGACAAAGATATTGAGGAAGTTTATACGCCGTTTGGTCACAGCGATTACCAGACCATTGTTGCCAATATTAAGAAGTTCTCGACGGGCGGCAAGACGGCGGTGGTGTCCACCATCAACGGTGACTCCAACGTGCCGTTCTATAAAGAGCTGGCAAATCAGGGAATCAAAGCGACGGATGTGCCGGTTGTCGCGTTCTCGGTCGGTGAAGAAGAACTGCGCGGGATCGACACCAAGCCGCTGGTCGGCCATTTAGCCGCGTGGAACTACTTTGAATCGGTCGATAATCCAACCAATGCCGACTTCGTCGAAGCCTACAAAGCCTATGCCAAAGCGAAAAATCTGCCGAACGCAGGCACGGTGGTGACTAACGATCCGATGGAAGCCACTTATGTAGGCATTCATATGTGGGCGCAGGCGGTAGAGAAAGCGGGTACGACAGACGTGGATAAAGTCCGCGCCGCGATGGCCGGTCAGACTTTTGCCGCACCGGATGGTTTTACGCTGACGATGGACAAGACCAACCACCATCTGCACAAGCCGGTGATGATTGGCGAGATTGAGGAAAACGGTCAGTTCAACGTGGTCTGGCAAACGGATAAACCGGTTCGCGCGCAGCCGTGGAGCCCGTACATCGCCGGTAACGATAAGAAACCCGATCATCCAATCAAAGCCGCACAGTAA
- a CDS encoding GntR family transcriptional regulator, whose product MRAGTQKSSKDRPEALAERVYQALKNDIFDFRLMPGDRFSENEIAERMSVSRTPVRQALFWLEREGYVEVYFRSGWQVRPFDFAYFEELYDFRIVLEREAIRRLCGMPPGRCAELLTDLKRFWIEEPRLDDGKIVSRYDEGFHRGLVTAAGNSEMARVHGELTEKIRIIRRLDFTREDRIDATYKEHARILLAILQQHTEEAQRILTDHIAVSKAEVRKITLHMLQQARPQSASPQSVSMSSVSMPSVSTEGISSDASHDSILTQHDLRANK is encoded by the coding sequence ATGCGAGCAGGTACCCAAAAGAGCAGTAAAGATCGCCCGGAAGCGCTGGCAGAGCGGGTGTATCAAGCACTGAAAAACGACATTTTTGACTTCCGCCTGATGCCGGGCGACCGCTTTAGTGAAAATGAAATTGCCGAGCGGATGTCGGTCAGCCGTACGCCAGTGCGTCAGGCACTGTTCTGGCTGGAGCGGGAAGGCTATGTCGAAGTCTATTTCCGCAGCGGCTGGCAGGTTCGTCCGTTTGATTTCGCCTATTTCGAAGAACTGTATGACTTCCGCATCGTGCTGGAGCGTGAAGCCATTCGACGGCTGTGCGGAATGCCGCCGGGGCGCTGTGCCGAGCTATTGACGGATCTGAAACGCTTCTGGATTGAAGAACCGCGTCTGGATGACGGCAAGATCGTTTCCCGCTACGACGAAGGGTTTCACCGCGGGCTAGTAACAGCGGCAGGCAATAGCGAAATGGCGCGGGTTCACGGCGAGCTGACGGAGAAAATTCGCATTATTCGGCGTCTCGATTTTACCCGCGAGGATCGTATCGACGCGACCTATAAAGAGCACGCCCGCATTCTGCTGGCGATACTACAGCAACACACCGAGGAGGCGCAGCGCATTCTGACCGACCACATTGCCGTCAGTAAGGCCGAAGTCAGGAAGATCACCCTGCACATGCTACAGCAGGCGCGGCCTCAATCTGCTTCACCGCAATCCGTTTCAATGTCATCCGTTTCAATGCCATCTGTTTCAACGGAAGGCATTTCATCTGATGCATCACACGATTCCATTCTCACTCAACACGACTTAAGGGCTAATAAATGA